From Drosophila yakuba strain Tai18E2 chromosome 2L, Prin_Dyak_Tai18E2_2.1, whole genome shotgun sequence, one genomic window encodes:
- the LOC120320742 gene encoding uncharacterized protein LOC120320742 has product MQSECQINGCRRTQQRGGFRRHGGNHQPAVFRRSPTRMPSRQDGHRDQEGNQQPAVFTNSLERSAPRETGPPTQRNLSCVDTEGGRLLFRILPVTLYGAGRKVDTYALLDEGSSVTMIDDVLRRDLGVQGEHRQLNIQWFGGRAAREPTNVVSLQISGVGKTTRHVYAVLSLSLPMQTLSHQDVQEVQRYARLPMKPYSNAVPKLHIGLDHGHLGLPLRTRRFSREGPYAAATELGWVVFGPVSGQSTMPSPRSCLLAVSVDVTMEQMVEDYFDVDSFRIRPVE; this is encoded by the coding sequence ATGCAATCTGAGTGCCAGATTAACGGATGCCGGAGGACGCAGCAGCGAGGTGGTTTTAGACGCCACGGAGGGAACCATCAGCCAGCTGTTTTCAGACGCAGCCCGACCAGGATGCCTTCGCGACAAGATGGTCATAGGGACCAAGAAGGAAACCAGCAGCCAGCGGTTTTTACAAACAGCCTGGAGAGAAGTGCTCCGCGTGAAACGGGGCCGCCCACCCAAAGGAACCTTAGCTGCGTTGACACCGAAGGAGGACGCCTACTATTCCGCATACTGCCCGTTACGCTATATGGCGCTGGTCGAAAGGTGGATACATACGCGCTCCTAGACGAAGGATCCTCAGTCACGATGATCGACGACGTGCTGCGAAGAGATCTTGGAGTGCAAGGAGAGCATCGGCAGCTTAACATCCAATGGTTCGGAGGTAGGGCAGCCAGAGAGCCTACCAACGTGGTGAGCCTGCAGATAAGTGGAGTCGGAAAGACCACTCGCCACGTTTATGCCGTTTTAAGCCTAAGTCTGCCGATGCAGACATTAAGTCATCAGGATGTCCAGGAAGTGCAGAGATATGCGCGTCTGCCGATGAAGCCCTACAGCAACGCGGTGCCGAAGTTGCACATAGGTCTGGATCATGGACATCTCGGATTGCCACTTAGAACGAGGCGGTTCTCTAGAGAGGGACCGTACGCGGCCGCAACCGagctgggctgggttgtgttCGGACCTGTAAGTGGGCAATCGACCATGCCATCACCGAGGTCCTGCCTACTCGCCGTGTCAGTGGACGTCACAATGGAGCAAATGGTGGAGGACTACTTCGACGTGGATTCTTTCCGGATTCGTCCAGTGGAATAa